AGCTGCCTCCATCTGCGCCAGGGCCGAATTTGTGAAGCAGTTGCGCAAACTCAGCACGGAATTTGGCGAGGAATTGAAAAAGGGATCCGGGGCCCCGGCCAAGAAGCAGGGCGAAGAGCTCGTGGCAAAGCTTGGCGGGCACCGCCTGAAGGACTTTGCCAAAGTGCATTTCAAGACAGCCTACGAAATCCTCGGCCTCCCAGTCCCTAAAAAGCCGTCGTACTTCAAATAATGGCACGCGGGCTCATTCCGTTCGACAAGCGATTCCTGGGCGAGGCCACCTGTCTCGTGGGAATTGACGAAGCGGGACGGGGTTGTCTTGCCGGTCCGGTAGTTGCGGCTGCGGTCTGTTGTGACCGGGCTTTCTATAAATCCTCGCGTTGCGCATCCCTGTGCCGTGGAGTGGATGACTCCAAACGCCTGTCGGCGGAGAAGCGGGCCGCCATTGTCGAGCGTTTCAGGGGGGAGTGTCATGAAAACTGGATACAGGTGGGAATTGGACTGGCCTCTGTCGAGGAGATCGAGGAGCACAACATTTTCCAGGCCAATGTGTTGGCGATGCGCCGAGCTTGTGCCCGTTTGAAAGGAGTGTTGCAGGGTGGAGATGTGTTCCTTCCCGCAGAAACGCCGCCCATCCTGATAGATGGACGCCCTATCAAGACTTTTCCGTTTCCGCATCGGGGCGTGGTGAAGGGCGACCGGCAGTCGTTTGCAATCGCCCTGGCGGGAATCCATGCCAAGGAATGGCGCGATGCTCACATGCGTGAACTGGCCGGGGAATGTCCTGAATACGGGTTTGAGCAGCACAAGGGCTATGGAACAAAGACACACTTGGAGGCGATCCGAAGGCATGGGGAGACCGTCCATCATCGTTCGTTGTTTCTGCGGAAATTCCGAACGCAGCCAGCCTCTGCTGAAAGAGTAAGGCAAGACTCGCTTTTTGAGCCCTCTTCCCATAAAGTATTTCAATCATGAGTGCCGAGAAAAGGATCCGACTGGGTGTGAATATCGACCATGCTGCGACACTGCGGCAGGCACGGTACCGCGGCTATGAGCGTTTGCGCGGAGAGATGGTGGAACCCGATCCGGTCGCCCTTGCGATCGAGGCGGAAAAAGCCGGGGCCGATGGAATCACGGTGCACCCACGGGAAGACGGACGCCACATCCAAAGAGGAGATGTCCTGCTTTTGAAGGAGGTCCTTCAGGTGCCGCTGAACATGGAGATGGCTTGCACCGATGAAATGTTTGAATTTGCCGTGGAGGTCTGTCCCCGGACGGTTTGTCTTGTCCCGGAGAAGCGTGAGGAAATTTCGACAGAGGGCGGTTTGGATGTACTGGCGCGGGAGGCATGGATCACAAAACATGTTGGGCTGCTCCTCGAGAAGGGAATCCGCACAAGCCTGTTCATCGATCCGGACACTGTCCAGATCGAGGCCGCAAAGCGAACTGGCGCGGACTATATTGAACTGCATTCGGGCTCATTCGCCAATGCCTATTACGGAGATGAAGGTGAAGCCGAGGCAAAGCGCCTTGAAGCGGGAGTTCTCATGGGGCATCAGCTCGGATTGATCGTCAATATGGGACACGGAATTAATTACACGAATATTGAGCGCGTGCGGGGAATCCCCGGTATCCATGAAATGAATATTGGCCACAGTATTATCTCCCGCGCCCTATTTACAGGAATCCGCGAAGCTGTGCGGGAAATGAAGCACCTCATGAACGAGGAAGATCTGGCATGAACATTTCACTACCGGATGGCGGCATTGTCCGCAGTGTGGGCACTGACCTGATTGAATGCACCCGCATACAGCGTGTCCTGGAACGGCAGAAGGAGCGTTTTCTGGAACGTGTCTACACGGAGGGCGAGCGCGACTACTGCATGAAGATGAAGAATCCGGTTCCACATCTCGCTGCCCGCTTTGCCGCCAAGGAGGCTGTCTCGAAATGCTTCACCACGGGCATTGGCGGGTCCATCGGTTGGAAATCCATCGAGGTCATCAAGGGCGAGCGTGAAGAACCGTATATCAAATTGGATGAGCAAGGACTTGCCTTGCTTTCCAAACTTGGCGGAAATGAAATTCTCATTTCCCTCTCCCATACGGAAAACTATGGACTGGCCGTCGCGGTCCTGGTTTCCGATTAACAATTTCAAATCTTATCATGAACCCACTTTACCCCCAGTTTTCCATCGAGGCGGCGCGCGCCTATGAATCCTCTGTATTGAAAGGCGATTCCAGCCGCACCGAAGCCGCCATGGAAAGTGCTGGAACGGCCATCGGGATGGCCTTGCTTGAGGATTATCTGGAGCTCAATGAATGGTCTGAGTCAGCAAGTATCCTGATTCTTGGTGGAAAGGGACTGAACACGGGAGACGCCCTGGTTGCCTGTGAAGCCCTGCTCAATTACCTTCCAAGGATGCAGCTGAGTCTGGTTTCCACCGTGGAGGAGAGCGAAATGAAGCCGCTGGTCAGGGAGGTTCTTTCGCGGTTGAAGAGTTCTCTGGGCGAAGCCTTTCAAATTATTTCCGTTGCCGATTATCTTGCCGGCCCTTCTACCAGCTTCGATGTTGTGATCGATGGCATTTATGGCCTCGGTTTTCACCCGCCCCTGAGCGAGGAAGTTGCATCCCTGCTCAGGCAAGTGAATGGACGGAGCGATGTGGGTCTTCGTCTATCGATTGATCTGCCCAGTGGATTGACGGAAGGCAGCTCTGAGCCGGATACTTTTGTCGCGGATTTTACCTACATTCCCGGGGTTGCCAAAAAGCCTTGTTTTGAAAAGGAGAACGCAGGCCTTGTCGGACGGGTACGCTTCCTCGAGCTGGAGGTTTTTGCCGGGCAACCCGAACAGGATTGCACGGATTTTGTTTCTTCCCCCAACGCCCACAGGGCAATCAACCGCCTTCGCCCGTCGGCCAGCGACAAGCGAACCTATGGGCACGGATTGATCCTCGCGGGATCCGCCCATATGCCGGGAGCGGCAATCATGGCCACCCAAGGAGCCCTGCACGCGGGGATCGGGCTTGCCACCGTGTTTACCCCGGGTCGATTTTATCATTATATCGCCGGATCGGTGCCGGAGGCTATGTGGTGTCCCGTCCCGCTGAAAGTGGACGGCACACTTGATCCTGATGCGGTTCGTATTATTTCCCAATCCACGGACAAGGCCACCTCGCTTCTCATTGGTCCGGGTTTGCAGATGGACCGGTCGACGTCCTTTACAGTTTGCCGGATTGTGCGGGAAAATCCACTTCCACTGGTCCTGGATGCGTCGGCCCTGACGCAGGATGTGATGGCGGCCATTCTCGGGCGGTCGCTCGAGGCGGGTCCGGTCATCCTGACGCCGCATCCGGGCGAGTATGCCCGCATTCTCGGTCCCAAGGAGGACACCACCGATCCTGCCATCTTGATGTCATTCTGTCGCAAGTACCGCGTCATCCTTGTCCTCAAGGGCCATCCCACAACTATTTGCGACGGGCATAAGATAATTTCCGTTTGTACAGGCGGCCCGGTTCTCGCACGAGGTGGATCGGGAGACATCCTGGCTGGAATGCTGATGGCCCAGCTTGGTCAGAATCATGAATCCCCGCTCGAGACTGTCATTTCGACAGTTACCTGGCATGGCGCAGCAGGGGATTCCTTGGCACGGCAACGCGGGAGTGTGGCCGTCACCACAACCGACCTCTTACCTCACCTTTCAGTCGCCCTGCGTTCTTAGGTAAAAACCAGACTTGATTTTAGCGCCGGATTAATAACGGTCGTTAAATGATCCTTGAGCGACGATTTGCGTTGATGGCATTGGCGGCCCTGCCGGGTCTTGGCCCGGTGAACATCCGCCGACTGGATAATGCGCTAGGGGGCAAGGTGGAGCACCTGCTGGAGATGACAGAGGCCGAGCGGAGTGTGCTTTGTGCAAGGAACGTGGTGGATCAGCTGGGCGAGTGGCAAAAGTACTTCCATCCGGAACGGGTGGGGAATGAGCTAAAGCGCTTGAAGGCCGATTTCATCACCTCTGAGGAGTCAGACTACCCACGTCGCCTGGGGCCTTATTCGGACCGTCCAATCGGGTTATATCGTTGCCGGGAGGGAAGGACCTTTGGGGAGCGCTGTGTGGCAATTGTCGGGACACGCCAGCCGAGTGCATACGGGCGCAAGGTTGCCCGTGAATTTGCGGTGGAATTGAGCTGTGCGGGTTTCACGGTTGTGAGTGGCATGGCTGAAGGAATCGACACGGAGGCGCATCGTGCGGCTCTTGAATCAGGAGGGCGAACAGCAGCGGTGCTGGGTGGTGGATTGAACCGGTGCTACCCGTCAAGCAATCGTGAACTGATGGAAGAGATTGTCCAAAGTGCGGGCGTCTGGTCGGAATTTCCCCTTTGGCGGAGCGCGGACCGTCGAAGTTTTCCCCAACGCAACCGCATTGTCTCGGGTGTCAGCGAGGCGGTCCTGGTCGTCGAGTCGGGATTGAAAGGGGGAAGTCTGATCACTGCGCGGATGGCTTCCGAACAAGGGAAGCCGGTCTACATCATTCCCGGCCGAATTGATGCCCCCGAATCTGCAGGATGTCACAGTTTGATTCGCGACGGTGCACAGTTGGTCACAAGTGTGGAGGAAATTCTTGAGGATTTGAGTTACCTGCCCGAGGGACTGAAAAACCCGGGGTGGGGCCAGATTCCAGAGCTTCAGGGACGGAAGCCCAAACCGGAGCCACAACTTTCAGGCCTTGAGGCGTCTGTGTGGAAGGTTCTTGGAGACAAGTCCCATGCCCATGCGGATTCGCTGGCCAACGAGTTGGGCGTGTCGGTGAGCGAGATTTCCCGGACGGTCACGGAGATGGAAATTGCCGGCCATCTGGCCAGGCGGCTGGATGGCTGCTATGAGCGAAACTAGGCGCCGGATCAACCGGGTGGCCAAGTCATCTGCCGGCCACCGAGCAGGTGAACATGCAGATGGGGAACGCTTTCCCCGCCGTGAGGGCCATTATTGATGACAACCCGGTAGCCTTCGGCGAGATTTTCCGACTTGGCCAACTTTGCCGCGACCAGCAGCAGATGTCCGAGAAGTGCT
This region of Oceanipulchritudo coccoides genomic DNA includes:
- the acpS gene encoding holo-ACP synthase, producing the protein MNISLPDGGIVRSVGTDLIECTRIQRVLERQKERFLERVYTEGERDYCMKMKNPVPHLAARFAAKEAVSKCFTTGIGGSIGWKSIEVIKGEREEPYIKLDEQGLALLSKLGGNEILISLSHTENYGLAVAVLVSD
- a CDS encoding NAD(P)H-hydrate dehydratase — its product is MNPLYPQFSIEAARAYESSVLKGDSSRTEAAMESAGTAIGMALLEDYLELNEWSESASILILGGKGLNTGDALVACEALLNYLPRMQLSLVSTVEESEMKPLVREVLSRLKSSLGEAFQIISVADYLAGPSTSFDVVIDGIYGLGFHPPLSEEVASLLRQVNGRSDVGLRLSIDLPSGLTEGSSEPDTFVADFTYIPGVAKKPCFEKENAGLVGRVRFLELEVFAGQPEQDCTDFVSSPNAHRAINRLRPSASDKRTYGHGLILAGSAHMPGAAIMATQGALHAGIGLATVFTPGRFYHYIAGSVPEAMWCPVPLKVDGTLDPDAVRIISQSTDKATSLLIGPGLQMDRSTSFTVCRIVRENPLPLVLDASALTQDVMAAILGRSLEAGPVILTPHPGEYARILGPKEDTTDPAILMSFCRKYRVILVLKGHPTTICDGHKIISVCTGGPVLARGGSGDILAGMLMAQLGQNHESPLETVISTVTWHGAAGDSLARQRGSVAVTTTDLLPHLSVALRS
- the dprA gene encoding DNA-processing protein DprA, with product MILERRFALMALAALPGLGPVNIRRLDNALGGKVEHLLEMTEAERSVLCARNVVDQLGEWQKYFHPERVGNELKRLKADFITSEESDYPRRLGPYSDRPIGLYRCREGRTFGERCVAIVGTRQPSAYGRKVAREFAVELSCAGFTVVSGMAEGIDTEAHRAALESGGRTAAVLGGGLNRCYPSSNRELMEEIVQSAGVWSEFPLWRSADRRSFPQRNRIVSGVSEAVLVVESGLKGGSLITARMASEQGKPVYIIPGRIDAPESAGCHSLIRDGAQLVTSVEEILEDLSYLPEGLKNPGWGQIPELQGRKPKPEPQLSGLEASVWKVLGDKSHAHADSLANELGVSVSEISRTVTEMEIAGHLARRLDGCYERN
- a CDS encoding pyridoxine 5'-phosphate synthase, whose protein sequence is MSAEKRIRLGVNIDHAATLRQARYRGYERLRGEMVEPDPVALAIEAEKAGADGITVHPREDGRHIQRGDVLLLKEVLQVPLNMEMACTDEMFEFAVEVCPRTVCLVPEKREEISTEGGLDVLAREAWITKHVGLLLEKGIRTSLFIDPDTVQIEAAKRTGADYIELHSGSFANAYYGDEGEAEAKRLEAGVLMGHQLGLIVNMGHGINYTNIERVRGIPGIHEMNIGHSIISRALFTGIREAVREMKHLMNEEDLA
- a CDS encoding ribonuclease HII; its protein translation is MARGLIPFDKRFLGEATCLVGIDEAGRGCLAGPVVAAAVCCDRAFYKSSRCASLCRGVDDSKRLSAEKRAAIVERFRGECHENWIQVGIGLASVEEIEEHNIFQANVLAMRRACARLKGVLQGGDVFLPAETPPILIDGRPIKTFPFPHRGVVKGDRQSFAIALAGIHAKEWRDAHMRELAGECPEYGFEQHKGYGTKTHLEAIRRHGETVHHRSLFLRKFRTQPASAERVRQDSLFEPSSHKVFQS